In Moorella sp. Hama-1, a single genomic region encodes these proteins:
- a CDS encoding sigma 54-interacting transcriptional regulator: MALKVVVVSWGQLTNVVREVQSQISGEAQIELVEGLFDQQTTLEMARQIEDSGQVDVFVSGGGNARMLRDNLQTPVVAVTVSGYDMLKTILQSRTGDETVYFVHFSEIIHELNDLKEVLPFPVNQVALKTPAEGEAFFNELSRQEQPVVIVGASLAWDLARRHGLQAVYVYTPKAVLEALERAVELARVRRQEMEKTQRVQAILDFACDGIIACDQQGIITAFNPAAEMITGISSQGATGRPVREIVPQLKLEEMITSDRGLFNQLERIKDKDVMVNKVPVIVRGEPRGAVATLHDIVTIQKAEHQIRLKARREGLEAKTTFAEIVGESQAIQQTIAQARQYARSEATILIMGETGTGKELFAQAIHNASQRQGQPFVAINCAAVPENLLESELFGYEEGAFTGARKSGKPGLFELAHGGTMFLDEIGDISQAIQIKLLRVLQQKEIMRVGGQYTIPVDVRVVAATNRDLLAAVREGTFRADLYYRLNVLPLHLPPLRERKEDIPVLLRDMLFKANRALARYAPVIAREILLHLPAYPWPGNVRELQNIAERIMALALASNLSEHQVKELIDMVLQQGFYSEPAKSKARESLRAGERKDDLKKEIGNLEKEVILEALRQTRGNKTRAAELLGVSRSTLWRKLREDIS; this comes from the coding sequence GACCAGCAGACGACCCTGGAGATGGCTCGGCAGATTGAAGACAGCGGCCAGGTGGACGTTTTTGTCAGCGGTGGCGGCAATGCTCGCATGCTCCGGGATAATTTACAAACCCCGGTAGTAGCGGTTACAGTCTCGGGTTATGATATGCTGAAAACAATCCTGCAAAGCCGTACCGGTGATGAAACGGTGTATTTTGTCCATTTTAGTGAAATAATTCATGAACTCAATGACTTGAAGGAGGTTCTCCCCTTCCCGGTCAATCAAGTGGCCCTGAAGACCCCGGCTGAAGGAGAGGCTTTTTTTAATGAACTCAGTCGCCAGGAACAACCAGTGGTGATTGTGGGCGCCAGCCTGGCCTGGGACCTGGCCCGGCGCCACGGTCTGCAGGCGGTTTATGTATATACGCCCAAAGCCGTCCTAGAGGCCCTGGAGCGGGCAGTGGAACTGGCCCGGGTGCGACGCCAGGAGATGGAGAAAACCCAGCGCGTCCAGGCCATCCTCGATTTTGCCTGCGATGGGATTATCGCCTGCGACCAGCAGGGGATTATTACCGCCTTCAACCCGGCCGCCGAGATGATTACCGGCATCAGTTCCCAGGGAGCTACCGGCCGCCCGGTACGGGAGATTGTCCCACAGTTAAAGCTGGAAGAGATGATTACCAGCGACCGGGGTCTATTTAACCAGCTAGAAAGAATCAAGGACAAAGATGTCATGGTTAATAAAGTACCGGTTATCGTGCGGGGAGAGCCCCGGGGTGCGGTGGCTACTTTGCATGATATCGTAACTATTCAGAAAGCCGAGCACCAGATTCGCCTCAAGGCCCGCCGGGAGGGATTGGAAGCCAAGACGACCTTTGCGGAGATCGTCGGTGAATCCCAGGCCATCCAGCAGACAATCGCCCAGGCCAGGCAATACGCTCGTTCCGAAGCCACGATCCTCATTATGGGTGAAACCGGCACTGGCAAAGAGCTCTTTGCCCAGGCCATCCATAATGCCAGCCAGAGACAGGGCCAGCCCTTTGTCGCCATCAACTGCGCCGCTGTGCCGGAGAACCTTCTGGAAAGCGAGCTTTTTGGTTATGAAGAGGGGGCTTTCACCGGGGCCAGGAAGAGCGGCAAGCCGGGGCTCTTTGAACTGGCCCACGGAGGGACCATGTTCCTGGATGAAATCGGCGACATCTCTCAGGCTATCCAGATTAAACTATTGCGTGTTCTCCAGCAAAAGGAGATTATGCGGGTGGGCGGCCAGTACACCATCCCTGTTGATGTCCGGGTAGTCGCCGCCACCAACCGCGATTTACTGGCGGCAGTCCGGGAGGGAACCTTCCGTGCGGATCTTTATTACCGTTTGAATGTCTTGCCCCTCCATTTGCCACCCCTACGGGAACGCAAGGAGGATATCCCGGTTCTCTTAAGGGACATGCTTTTTAAAGCCAACCGGGCCCTGGCCCGTTACGCGCCGGTAATTGCCCGGGAGATATTATTGCACCTTCCTGCCTACCCCTGGCCCGGTAACGTGCGGGAGCTACAAAACATTGCCGAAAGGATTATGGCCCTGGCCCTGGCGTCTAATCTGAGCGAACATCAGGTGAAAGAACTGATAGATATGGTCCTTCAGCAGGGATTTTATAGTGAGCCGGCCAAGAGTAAAGCCCGGGAAAGTCTCCGGGCGGGCGAACGTAAAGACGATCTGAAAAAGGAGATTGGCAACCTGGAGAAGGAGGTTATCCTGGAAGCCCTGCGGCAGACCCGGGGGAATAAAACCCGCGCGGCGGAATTGCTGGGGGTGAGTCGCTCGACCCTATGGCGGAAGTTGAGGGAGGATATTTCCTGA